The uncultured Dysgonomonas sp. genome contains the following window.
ATTATGGCTCTAACTTTTGAAAACAACATGAAAGTACGCGACTACGAATGCGATTCGCAAGGTGTAGTCAACAATGCCATCTACCTGCATTACTTCGAAGCGACCCGCCACGAACTGATGGAAAAATGCGGTTTGCGATTGCGTGATCTTACTGAGGCTAATATTATCCCGGTTGTACGTAATGCAAATATCAATTACAGGAATTCTTTGCGAGGTTCAGAACACTTCATTTGCTCTGTCAGCATAGAACGCAAAGGCGTCAGATATTACTTTCATCAACAAATAATCCGTGTGCCCGACAACACTTTATGCGCCAGCGCTGTTATAGAGGTAGTCTGTTTGATGGATGGTAAGGTTTCTGCGCCCGAAATGTTCGACAAAGCTTTTGCAGATTACATAGATTGGAATAAATAAAGCCTCCCCAACTCCTCCAAGGACGGGCTAAAGTTAGTTTCTATAAAAAAATAAATATTTAATGAGTAAAATTACGTTATACATTGCCCGTCACGGCAAGACGATGATGAATACCCTCGACAGGGTACAGGGTTGGTGCGATTCACCGTTAACAAAAGAAGGGATAGATGTAGCCCGTTATCTGGGTTACGGAATGAGCGATATAAATTTCCGTACTGCTTACTGCAGCGATCTGCGCAGGACTGTACAGACTACCAAGATAGTTCTGGGAGCCAAAGGACAGGACGATATTCCTGTGATTGAGCTCGCGGGATTGCGCGAAGCATGCTTTGGTAGTTTCGAGGCTGACTTTAATCATCATATGTGGAACAGTGCCGCTTTATACCTCCACCACACATCTTCCGAAAGCATGATTAAAGCGATTATGGAGAAAGAAATCAGCTACCGGGAGGTACTCGATGCCGTCAAAAAACTGGATAAAATGGGCATGGCCGAAAACTTCTCCCAAGTAGAAGCACGCACACAGGAAAGCCTTCTCGAAATAGCAAAGAATGAGTCTCAGCACGGTGATGCTAATATATTGATTATCTCCCACGGAATGAGCATACTGGCTATGTTATTAGGCTTGGGAGGAGACAAATTATTCAAGAAGCCATTGGAAAATGCTGCTGTATGTAAAGTCATTTATCAGGATGGTAAGTTTACAGTGGAATCGATGGCAGATATGAGTTATGTGGAAAAAGGTAAAAAAGAAGCGGCTACAATATAAAAAACAATGAAAAAAGTATATATAATAATATT
Protein-coding sequences here:
- a CDS encoding histidine phosphatase family protein; protein product: MSKITLYIARHGKTMMNTLDRVQGWCDSPLTKEGIDVARYLGYGMSDINFRTAYCSDLRRTVQTTKIVLGAKGQDDIPVIELAGLREACFGSFEADFNHHMWNSAALYLHHTSSESMIKAIMEKEISYREVLDAVKKLDKMGMAENFSQVEARTQESLLEIAKNESQHGDANILIISHGMSILAMLLGLGGDKLFKKPLENAAVCKVIYQDGKFTVESMADMSYVEKGKKEAATI
- a CDS encoding acyl-CoA thioesterase, with translation MALTFENNMKVRDYECDSQGVVNNAIYLHYFEATRHELMEKCGLRLRDLTEANIIPVVRNANINYRNSLRGSEHFICSVSIERKGVRYYFHQQIIRVPDNTLCASAVIEVVCLMDGKVSAPEMFDKAFADYIDWNK